A part of Nitrospirota bacterium genomic DNA contains:
- a CDS encoding aspartate carbamoyltransferase catalytic subunit yields MELRSKDLLEIKELSVDEIRGILDTAESFKEVTGRDIKKVPTLRGKTVVNLFFEPSTRTRTSFELAAKRLSADVINFSVATSSVTKGETLLDTARNIEAMRSDYIIIRHSASGAPHILAKNLKSSVINAGDGSHEHPTQALLDMFTIREKKGRIDGLKIAIIGDIAHSRVARSNIFGLTKLGAEVRLVAPPALLPPEVEDLGVSVYYNMNDALIDVDVIMVLRIQLERQGRNYFPSLREYAGLYSLNADRVRFAKGDVMIMHPGPINRGIEIAPEVADGMSSVILDQVTNGIAVRMAVLYLLSGGVERVN; encoded by the coding sequence ATGGAACTCAGGAGCAAAGACCTTCTCGAGATTAAGGAATTATCAGTAGATGAGATACGGGGCATCCTTGACACTGCGGAGTCGTTCAAGGAAGTTACAGGCAGAGATATCAAGAAAGTCCCTACGCTGAGGGGAAAGACCGTTGTAAACCTGTTTTTCGAACCGAGCACAAGGACGAGGACATCGTTTGAACTTGCTGCAAAGAGGCTTTCCGCTGATGTGATAAACTTCTCGGTTGCAACGAGCAGTGTTACAAAGGGAGAAACACTCCTGGATACAGCACGGAATATTGAGGCTATGCGATCTGACTACATTATCATCCGCCACTCGGCATCAGGAGCCCCGCATATCCTTGCAAAGAATCTTAAGAGCTCTGTTATAAATGCAGGCGATGGTTCACACGAACATCCGACCCAGGCGCTTCTCGACATGTTTACAATCAGGGAAAAGAAGGGGAGGATAGATGGACTGAAAATAGCAATAATAGGTGATATTGCACATAGCCGTGTTGCAAGGTCTAATATTTTCGGGTTGACAAAGCTTGGGGCAGAGGTCAGGCTGGTCGCCCCGCCGGCATTGCTGCCGCCGGAGGTGGAGGACCTTGGAGTCTCAGTCTATTACAATATGAACGATGCACTTATTGATGTTGATGTTATAATGGTGCTCCGTATACAGTTGGAACGTCAGGGCAGGAACTATTTCCCGTCATTGCGCGAATATGCAGGGCTTTACTCGCTCAATGCCGACAGAGTGAGATTTGCAAAGGGAGATGTAATGATTATGCATCCAGGGCCTATCAACAGGGGGATTGAAATTGCACCCGAGGTTGCTGATGGTATGTCATCTGTCATACTCGATCAGGTGACAAACGGTATAGCCGTCAGGATGGCCGTACTGTATCTACTGTCAGGTGGAGTGGAGAGGGTTAACTAA
- a CDS encoding OsmC family protein, with product MTRLNNVDLNKVEGYGNQIKDDAGKAKKTQVIEGEWFLKEGGAQFKSTIKFEGGQTVFEADSPTFMGGGGAMPGPMHYCFYGLASCYTATYATMAAMLGIELKKLTTRVEADVNFSRVFGLGDQPVMEEVRVTLNVVSDAPEEKLREAEELAIQRCPVVYTLKNPVKLVPSIKISR from the coding sequence ATGACACGGCTGAATAATGTTGATTTGAACAAGGTAGAGGGCTACGGTAATCAGATTAAGGATGATGCAGGCAAGGCAAAGAAGACGCAGGTAATAGAAGGGGAGTGGTTTCTCAAAGAAGGGGGGGCGCAGTTTAAGTCAACAATCAAATTTGAGGGCGGGCAGACTGTATTTGAGGCAGACAGTCCGACATTTATGGGCGGCGGGGGGGCGATGCCAGGTCCTATGCACTACTGTTTTTATGGCCTTGCATCCTGTTATACGGCAACGTATGCCACAATGGCGGCAATGCTCGGAATAGAGCTAAAGAAACTGACGACAAGGGTAGAGGCAGATGTTAATTTTTCACGCGTCTTTGGACTTGGTGACCAGCCTGTAATGGAAGAGGTCAGGGTCACACTTAATGTGGTGAGTGATGCGCCGGAAGAAAAGCTTAGAGAAGCGGAAGAATTGGCAATACAGCGGTGTCCTGTGGTCTATACACTGAAGAATCCTGTCAAGCTTGTGCCATCAATTAAGATTTCACGGTAA
- a CDS encoding type-F conjugative transfer system secretin TraK, protein MLLVATPVPAETVVIRAGAKAAPDLDAPDYIQQIKYLIRSAATGATPPGYDVSIIQDGKEACPVKECSLTVVRRLTGRNFMVTEYLLINPTKESRTYYEDLFSRPGVRAIAIEQHEVKPGGITRLFRIDEVTP, encoded by the coding sequence GTGCTGCTGGTCGCGACCCCGGTTCCGGCAGAGACCGTCGTGATCAGGGCGGGGGCAAAGGCCGCTCCGGATTTAGATGCACCGGACTACATCCAGCAGATCAAGTATCTGATCCGCTCGGCGGCAACCGGCGCCACCCCGCCGGGATATGATGTCAGCATCATTCAGGATGGGAAAGAAGCATGCCCGGTAAAGGAATGCTCTCTCACTGTGGTCAGACGCCTCACGGGGAGAAACTTTATGGTCACGGAGTACCTCCTGATCAATCCGACCAAAGAGTCCCGCACATATTATGAGGACCTCTTTTCCCGGCCGGGAGTCCGGGCGATTGCCATCGAGCAGCATGAAGTGAAACCAGGTGGCATTACCCGGCTCTTCCGGATCGATGAGGTGACCCCATGA
- a CDS encoding dihydroorotase, with protein sequence MDLLIKNGHIIDPANNVDGISDMVIRHGSVAIIEQNIQGTPGYEVIDASGLLVIPGLIDMHSHLREPGHEYKETILSGTMSAAAGGFTTVCCMPNTQPVNDSQAVTEFILQKASAAGFVNVLPVGAITKGSKGDEITEMGDLKKAGCIAVSDDGKPVMNNLVMRRALEYAKMFKLPVISHCEDLQLADDGVMNEGRISTELGLRGIPNASEDVMVARDIALAGLTGGHIHIAHVSTVGAVELIRKAKDNGINVTAETCPHYLVLTDDAVRGYNTNAKMKPPLRSAEDVAAVRAGLRDGTIDVIATDHAPHSQEEKEREFDYAPFGIVGFETALPVVLRLVEEGVLTIRDVILKMSLNPSRILRINKGGIGIGADADVTLINPNTTWVLEAANLRSKSRNTPFDGWKMRGKVSYTIVGGKVVYHEA encoded by the coding sequence ATGGATCTCTTAATAAAAAATGGTCACATTATAGATCCGGCAAACAACGTGGACGGCATTTCTGATATGGTAATCAGGCATGGATCTGTTGCAATAATTGAACAGAATATCCAGGGAACCCCGGGGTATGAGGTTATTGATGCCTCAGGTCTTCTGGTCATCCCAGGTCTGATTGACATGCACAGTCACCTGCGTGAGCCAGGACATGAATACAAGGAGACCATTCTTTCAGGGACTATGTCGGCTGCAGCAGGAGGGTTTACCACTGTCTGTTGTATGCCAAATACCCAGCCTGTGAATGATTCACAGGCTGTAACAGAATTTATTCTGCAAAAGGCCTCTGCCGCAGGGTTTGTAAATGTCCTCCCTGTAGGGGCAATAACCAAGGGCAGCAAAGGCGATGAAATCACTGAAATGGGGGATTTAAAGAAGGCCGGCTGCATTGCAGTGTCAGATGATGGAAAACCTGTGATGAACAACCTTGTAATGAGAAGGGCGCTGGAATATGCGAAGATGTTCAAACTGCCAGTGATCTCCCATTGTGAGGATTTGCAACTCGCTGATGACGGTGTTATGAATGAGGGGAGGATATCAACTGAGCTGGGGTTAAGGGGCATACCCAATGCCTCTGAAGATGTAATGGTTGCACGGGACATCGCACTTGCCGGGCTCACAGGAGGACACATACATATTGCGCACGTCAGCACAGTAGGGGCGGTCGAGCTGATAAGAAAGGCAAAGGATAATGGCATCAATGTAACTGCCGAGACATGCCCTCATTACCTTGTGCTGACTGATGATGCTGTAAGGGGCTACAATACCAATGCCAAGATGAAGCCGCCGCTTCGAAGCGCTGAAGATGTTGCGGCTGTGAGGGCGGGACTCCGGGATGGTACAATTGATGTCATTGCAACTGACCATGCCCCGCATTCTCAGGAGGAGAAGGAAAGGGAGTTCGATTATGCACCTTTTGGGATTGTCGGATTTGAGACAGCCCTCCCTGTTGTTCTAAGGCTCGTGGAGGAAGGTGTGCTTACGATTCGCGATGTAATATTAAAGATGTCTTTAAACCCTTCCAGGATACTTAGAATCAATAAAGGGGGCATCGGCATAGGTGCAGATGCAGATGTAACATTGATAAATCCAAACACTACATGGGTTCTGGAAGCGGCTAATCTCAGATCAAAGAGCAGGAATACGCCGTTTGACGGATGGAAGATGAGGGGAAAGGTAAGTTACACAATTGTCGGTGGAAAGGTAGTCTATCATGAAGCATAA
- the hisB gene encoding imidazoleglycerol-phosphate dehydratase HisB, with the protein MPEPGSRPAALKFTIDGQGKGKINTCIPFLDHMLTLFAKHGLFDLSIEAAGDLDIDYHHTVEDIGIVLGKAIAQAVGDKKGIRRYGSALIPMDETLASVALDISGRPYLVYNLALPKRGKIKEFDADLIEDFFQALVTSSGITLHINMRYGRNIHHIFEAVFKAFARALDEATSIDNRVSGIPSTKGRL; encoded by the coding sequence CTGCCGGAACCGGGGTCGCGACCAGCAGCACTGAAATTTACAATTGACGGTCAGGGCAAAGGAAAAATAAACACCTGCATCCCTTTCCTCGACCATATGCTGACACTGTTTGCGAAGCATGGCTTATTTGATCTCAGCATAGAAGCAGCCGGTGACCTGGATATAGACTATCATCACACAGTGGAAGATATAGGCATAGTGCTTGGCAAGGCGATTGCGCAGGCAGTTGGAGACAAGAAAGGGATCAGGCGTTATGGGAGTGCGTTAATACCCATGGATGAGACACTTGCATCCGTTGCCCTCGACATCAGCGGCAGGCCATATCTGGTTTATAACTTGGCGCTGCCGAAAAGGGGAAAGATCAAAGAGTTTGACGCTGACCTGATCGAGGATTTTTTCCAGGCGCTTGTCACATCAAGCGGCATTACGCTGCATATCAACATGCGCTACGGCCGCAACATCCACCACATCTTCGAGGCCGTGTTCAAGGCATTTGCAAGGGCGCTCGATGAGGCAACATCAATTGATAACAGGGTTAGCGGGATTCCTTCCACTAAGGGAAGGCTGTGA
- the lgt gene encoding prolipoprotein diacylglyceryl transferase: MTFINDLSPVIFQIGPITIRWYGVLLSSGIVAYYLLLKWIFKREGYPLSDLDGIIIYLFWGLIIGARLGEVLFYEPAYYLSHPTAILKIWNGGLSSHGAATGLFISYLLWTKIHNANFTRYVDVLVLGMPVTAAFVRIGNFFNSEIVGKPVGGSSGQGNWGVVFRRLGEDFPRHPAQLYEAILSIAVFFILFTAYKRYYRKKPPLFFLFLFLLLYFTGRFIIEFWKDLHNLPAWFPLSIGQVLSLVPIVISVWYFLFGFKRLRTK; the protein is encoded by the coding sequence ATGACCTTTATTAACGACCTCTCACCGGTAATTTTTCAGATAGGACCAATCACAATAAGGTGGTATGGTGTCCTGTTAAGCTCCGGCATAGTAGCATACTATTTGCTGTTAAAATGGATTTTCAAGAGGGAAGGCTATCCACTCTCAGACCTCGACGGAATAATAATTTATTTATTCTGGGGTCTGATTATAGGCGCCAGGCTTGGGGAGGTGCTTTTCTACGAACCGGCTTATTACCTCTCACACCCAACAGCAATACTTAAGATATGGAATGGCGGTCTGTCAAGTCATGGGGCGGCAACCGGACTGTTCATTTCATACCTCCTTTGGACAAAAATTCATAATGCCAACTTTACAAGATATGTTGATGTGCTGGTACTTGGGATGCCTGTAACTGCCGCCTTTGTGCGCATAGGCAACTTTTTTAACTCTGAAATAGTGGGTAAACCTGTTGGAGGCAGCTCTGGGCAGGGCAACTGGGGGGTAGTCTTCAGGAGGCTGGGAGAGGACTTTCCGAGACATCCGGCTCAACTATATGAGGCAATCTTGAGCATTGCAGTCTTTTTCATACTTTTTACTGCATATAAGAGGTATTACAGAAAAAAACCGCCATTATTCTTTCTTTTTCTCTTTCTGCTGCTCTATTTTACAGGAAGGTTTATCATAGAGTTCTGGAAAGACCTGCATAACTTACCCGCATGGTTTCCCTTATCCATTGGACAGGTACTGAGTTTAGTTCCAATAGTGATATCTGTATGGTATTTTCTATTTGGTTTTAAAAGGCTGCGAACTAAATAG
- the pyrR gene encoding bifunctional pyr operon transcriptional regulator/uracil phosphoribosyltransferase PyrR: MVLMPDNLLMDKMGIARAVSRIAHEIVERNKGTDELVLIGIRTCGVHLANRLAIKIMEIEKSDVPVGILDITLYRDDLLTRKEHPEVRKTEIPFELSGKIVVLIDDVLYTGRTIRAAMDELMDFGRPAMIKLAVLIDRGHRELPIKADYVGKNVPTTKAAKVKVMLTEEGFDDQVILKEGH, from the coding sequence ATGGTCTTGATGCCTGATAACCTGTTAATGGATAAGATGGGGATTGCAAGGGCAGTCAGCCGTATAGCCCATGAGATAGTTGAAAGGAACAAGGGGACTGATGAACTTGTTCTGATTGGCATCCGTACCTGCGGCGTACACCTTGCCAACCGTCTTGCAATAAAGATCATGGAGATTGAAAAGTCTGATGTGCCGGTTGGCATACTGGACATAACCCTGTACAGGGATGACCTTCTGACACGAAAGGAACACCCTGAAGTCAGAAAAACAGAGATACCATTTGAACTATCAGGAAAGATCGTAGTTCTGATTGATGACGTACTCTATACAGGACGTACTATAAGGGCTGCTATGGATGAGTTAATGGACTTTGGCCGTCCTGCGATGATAAAGCTTGCCGTACTTATTGACAGGGGACACAGGGAGCTACCCATCAAGGCCGACTATGTAGGAAAGAATGTCCCCACGACAAAGGCTGCAAAGGTTAAGGTAATGTTAACGGAAGAAGGATTCGACGACCAGGTCATTCTTAAGGAAGGACACTGA